The Streptomyces durmitorensis genome contains the following window.
AGGCGGCCCAGCGATGAGGAGGTTGCGCAACAGCATCGTCCGGCGCGTGAAGAGGCCCTTGCTCCGGTTGTACTCCGAGGCAGTCCTCTCCGCTCCGGTCCGCCCCGACCGCGCTGACATCCCTCAGTGCTCAGGGCGCTACGGTCCGCCCTCAGGCGAGCCTCTGAGGCTGGCGCTCCTGGGTGACTCGCTCGCGCTCTCCGTCGGCGCGGGGCATCCCTCTCGCGCGGTGGGCGGTGTGATGGCTGCCGAACTCGCCGCCACGGCCGACCGACCCGTCGACCTGGCCGTGCTGGCCCGATTCGGCACCACCGCAACCCACTTGAGCCAACAGGTCGAGCGGCTCGGCCGCGTTGACGGGGCTCCCGGCACTGCCGTGGTGATCGTGGGGGGCAACGACGTGCTGGTCCCGACACGGATGACCACGTCGGCCGGGCAGCTGGCTCAGCAGTTGGTCAGGCTGCGGGACATGGGCTGGTCCGTCGTGCTGGCCAGCTGCCCGCAGATCCGTCATCAGCCGTCCCTGCGCCCTTGGACCCGTCGCTTCGCCGGGCACCGCAGCCGCAGGCTCGCCATGCTCCAGACCCGCGAGGCGCTGCGGGCCGGGGCACGGGTTGTGTCCCTGTACGACAGCCAGCTGCTCGTGGAGAACGAAGACACGTTGCTGTGCACGGATTCCTTCCACCCTTCCGCGCAGGGATATGCCGTTCATCTGGAGCGGCTACTGCCCGCGCTGTTGGCCGCATCCGACATTCGGCCTAGTTCCGGGGCCCGGGAAGTGCTCCTCGACGAGGCGATCCGGGCTGCGGTCATGGTGCCGGGACTGCACTGCGCGCCGGGCAGCAGGCGCGGTCTGGCCGTGGTGGATCTCGACCGTCATCCCCTGCCCGCAGGGACGAATCTGAATGACTGCGCGAGCTGAAGACGCGTCCCCTCTGGCTCGAGGTGGTGATGTCGGAACGCGGTGAACCGGGCACGGCGCAGGAGCGAGTGGACGATCCGGCGAGCCTGTCGATGAGCGGCCGGTGGTCCCCGCGTACGCCGCCGGAGGGCCGACGCGGCGGGGGCCGCCGACGATCAGCCGGGAGCCGTCGAATCCGAGCGCGGAGACCCCGTCGCCGGTCACCTTCGTCAAGGTCTTGCCGAAGTCGTCCGAGGAGGAGAGGCCGCCGCATCCACCGAGCCAGATCGGCCCGCCCTTGCGCGGTTCGGCCGCCGGCCGCCGCGGATCAGGTACGGCGACACGGACCCCGCCCCTCAGCTGTGAGATTCCTGCCGGGCCAGGACCTCGCAGTGAGCGCGTAGTGAGATGCTCTGTCCCAACAGGAGGCAGTGCTGAGCGTGCCCCATCCCGCGGCGATCAGCCCGGCGGCCCACAGCGCGCGGTCGGCGTGGTCGTCGCGTCGGGTGCGGCGGGGTGGCAAGTAGCCCGTCAGCCGCTGCGCGTGGATGGCGCGGGCCGTCTTGAGCGCGGGCTGTACGGCGAGCGCCTTCTCCGTCACCGACATCGCGGCGGCCCGCGCGTCGCGAATGTAGTGCCACGCCTCCAGAGTGAGCGGGTGCTCCGGCGGCGTCGGCTCGGTCCGCTCCGGGGTGTCGGGCCGGCTCAGGCTCCGTAGGGCCACCTCCGAGGCGACGAGCCGGCGGTACCAGACCGATGTCCCGGTGCTGCGGTATCCGCAGCGGGTCAGCCATGCCGGGTGGTAGGCGTCCAGCTCGCCCGAGGTGATCAGACGCTCCGTCACCTGCAGCCCGGCACGGTGACTCCACAGGGCGAGGATGCCGATACCCGCGTTCAGCAGCACCAGGAGCCCGCTCGTGCTCAGCACGAGCCACTTCACGCCATCGTCCATAGGACAAGGATCGGAGCATGCCCCCGTCCTGAAGAGAGGTCGTCCCGTCAGGTGACGGGAGAGCCCGCGGGAATGGTCCCGATCTTGGTTGCGGACAGCGGAGCGAGAACGGCTCAGTGCGCCGGGTGGGACAGCTCGATGTCGAGGGCGTCGGTGCCGGGGCCCGTCACGCGGAGCGGGGTGGCGACGGGCGGGTAGCCGCTGGCGATGACGGAGTACTCGCCTGCGTCCAGGTCCGTGAAGGCGTAGGCGCCGTCCGTGCCGGTGGTGGCCGTCGCGGCGACGTTGCCCGCCGCGTCGACCAGCGTGACGCGGGCATCCGGCACCAGACGCAGATCGGCGGAGCGCACCGCGCCCTGGAGCCGGGCGCCCGGGATGAGAGCGATCTCCACTCGACCGGTTCCGCCGTCGCTGACCGTGGCGGGAACGGCGGCAGGCCGGTGCCCCTCCGCTGTCACGGCGACGGTGAACTCGCCGGCGGGCAGCTCCTCGAAGGCGAACTCCCCATCCTGGCCGGTCTGTCCGGTGCCGCGCACCTCGCCGCGCACATCGGTCACGATCACCGTGGCGGCGCCGACCGGCAGCCCGTCGGCGCCGCTGACGCCCCCGCTCAGGCCCTGCGGGCCGGAGAGCAGCATGTCGTACGCGAGCGGCTGGCCGCCGATGGTGACGGTGGCCGCGTGCGGCTGGTGCCCGTCGGCGGCGGCGATCAGTACGTAGGTACCGGCGCCGGGTGCGGCGAGCTCGTAGCCTCCGTCGGAGCGGGCCATGGTCCGGCCCAGTTGACGTCCCGTCAGGGAGATCAGGGTGACTGTGGAGCGGGAGGTGTCGGCGGAGGTGCGGATGCGTCCGTGGAGGGTGGGGCCGGCCTGGGCGGGCGCCTCCTGGGCCTGAGCAGAGGGCGCTTCCTGGGCCTCTGCCGGAGCGCCGGCCTGCGGCGTTTCCTGGGCGGAGGCCGCAGTCGCCGACGGGGCCTGCTGAGGGCGGCGGAAGCCGATCAGGGTGGCCGTGGCGATCAGGGCCACCAGCATGCCGACCGCGCCGATGGTCATGCAGACGTGGACAGCGTCGGTGAAACTCGCGCCGATCGCGCCGAGAGCGGGACCGGTTGCCTCGGGGGACAGCCCGAGGTGCCCCGCGGCACCCACACCGCCCTGCGCGAGGGCCTCGCCCACCCGCTGCTGGTCGGCGGCGGGCAGTCCGGAGTCCGCGAGGTGCCCGGGCAGGGCGGAGGTGAGCCGGCTGGTGAGAACCGCGCCGAGGACGGCGGGGCCGAGGGCGCCGCCGAGCTGGCGCAGGGTGTTGTTGCCCGCGCCCGCCATACCCGCCAGGTGGTGCGGGACGCTGCCGACGGCGACCGCGCTGATCGGCGTCATCACGAAACCCATGCCGAGGCCGAACAGGGCGAGCGGGCCGGCCATCGCGCCGAACCCGGAGTCGGTCTGCAGGCCGGTCAGCCACAGCATGGCGCCGCCGGTGCCGAGCAGGCCGACGCACAGGAGTACGCCGGGTGCGACCTTGCCCATCAGACGGCCGACGAGCGGTCCGGTCACGATGGAGACGCCGTTGAAGACCAGCATCCGCCAGGCGATGTCGAGGACGGAGAGCTGCTGGACGCTGCCGAAGAAGAGGCTGAGGGTGAAGACCGAGCCGATCATCCCGAACATGACGATGGCGTTGACGACACCGGCGCCGGTGAAGGGACGCACTGCGAACAGCTTCAGGGAGAGCATCGGCGAGGGGGAGCGCAGTTCGGCGACGATGAAGGCGATCAGGCCGAGCGCGGCGACGGCGAACGCGACGACGACCTTGGTCTGGCCCCAGCCGTGGACCCCGCCGCCCTCGATCACGCCGTAGATCAGGCCGATGATGAAGACGATCGCGGCGATCTGGCCGGGTACGTCGATGGCGCGGCCGTGCGCGGAGCGGGAGTCTTCCAGCATCCGCACGGCCACCAGGCCGGTGACGGCGGTGATGACGGCGGCCGGCAGGAAGATCCAGCGCCAGGTGGCGTGCTCCAGGATGACGCCGCTGATCAGTGGGCCCAGGGCCATGCCGATGCTCAGGGACGCGGCCCAGGCGGCGATGGCCTTGGCGCGGGCCCGGAAGTCCGGGTAGGCGTGGCTGATCAGGGCAAGGGTGGAGGAGGCGAGAGCCGCGGCACCCGCGCCGGCGATGGCCTGGCCGGCCCAGACCTGCTCGACGCTGTGCGCGGTCAGGGACGTCACGGAACCGGCGGCGAACAGGAGCATGCCCGCGAGGTAGGCCTTCTTGCGGCCGTACAGGTCGCCGATCAGGCCGAAGGTGAGGATCAGCGCGGCCATCGGCAGGATGAACGCGTCGGAGACCCACTGCAGGTCGGACGTGGAGGCGCCGAGCCCTTGCTGGATACGCGACAGGGACACCGAGACGCTGCCGATGGGCACGTAGGCGGCGAACATACCGAGACACGCCAGCACGGTGGTCAGCGCCGGGCGCGCGACGGCGCGGTGGTGGGGGGTGGATATCGCGGACATGGTGAGACGGCCCTCCTGATCGAACTCGCCGGTCAAGTTATCAGTTGCCTGTCAATGTCCCAAATGGCTGAGACCGGAGGCGGAGAGCTCTCCTCGGTACGGAGGGGGCGCACGGTTCAGGCGCCGGGGTCGCCGGTGATCGCGAAAGTGGCCTTGGCCGGCCTGGCTGTGAGGGGCCTGGCTGTGTAGGGCTTGGTTGTCAGTCGGTCTTGGGTGGGTCGGGCCACATGCGGGCTACGGGGGAGTCGGGGCCGTCGAGGGCTACGGCGATGCGGCGCATGCCGAGCGTGAGGCGTTCCAGCTCCTTGGGCCCGCCGACTGCTTCGCAGAGCTGCTCGATGACCGTTTCGACGAGCTGTCGCCCCTTGGCCATGCCCAGCAGCCCTGCCTTGGTCGGCTCGACCAGTACTACTCGTTTGTGTACGGGGTGCGGGTGTCGCTCGATCCATCCGATCTGCTGCAGGTGTGCCAGCGCCGTGGTCACGCTCTGTGGGGTGATGTTCTGGCCGCGGGCCAGGTCCGCCCCGGACAGTGGCCCGTGCTGGTCGAGGGTCATGACGATGCCGAGCTGTGTCATCGTGACGTTCAGGGAGCGCAGTTGCTCGTTGAGGGCGCGGTGTACGGAGTTGTTCGCCCGCCACATCGAGTGGCTGAACGTCTGGTTCCAAGGCTTGTCGGAGGCGGTCCCCTCCGCGGGGCGGCTCGGCATTTTCAACTCCCTGCGGGCAAACAGCCCTCATCCTAGCGGCGGGGTGTGGTCCACGGCTTCACCGTCGCCACCGGCTGGGCGGCCCTGATCATGCTCGCAGCCTGCGCGGTCGCCTTCCTGGTGGTCAGCGTC
Protein-coding sequences here:
- a CDS encoding MFS transporter gives rise to the protein MSAISTPHHRAVARPALTTVLACLGMFAAYVPIGSVSVSLSRIQQGLGASTSDLQWVSDAFILPMAALILTFGLIGDLYGRKKAYLAGMLLFAAGSVTSLTAHSVEQVWAGQAIAGAGAAALASSTLALISHAYPDFRARAKAIAAWAASLSIGMALGPLISGVILEHATWRWIFLPAAVITAVTGLVAVRMLEDSRSAHGRAIDVPGQIAAIVFIIGLIYGVIEGGGVHGWGQTKVVVAFAVAALGLIAFIVAELRSPSPMLSLKLFAVRPFTGAGVVNAIVMFGMIGSVFTLSLFFGSVQQLSVLDIAWRMLVFNGVSIVTGPLVGRLMGKVAPGVLLCVGLLGTGGAMLWLTGLQTDSGFGAMAGPLALFGLGMGFVMTPISAVAVGSVPHHLAGMAGAGNNTLRQLGGALGPAVLGAVLTSRLTSALPGHLADSGLPAADQQRVGEALAQGGVGAAGHLGLSPEATGPALGAIGASFTDAVHVCMTIGAVGMLVALIATATLIGFRRPQQAPSATAASAQETPQAGAPAEAQEAPSAQAQEAPAQAGPTLHGRIRTSADTSRSTVTLISLTGRQLGRTMARSDGGYELAAPGAGTYVLIAAADGHQPHAATVTIGGQPLAYDMLLSGPQGLSGGVSGADGLPVGAATVIVTDVRGEVRGTGQTGQDGEFAFEELPAGEFTVAVTAEGHRPAAVPATVSDGGTGRVEIALIPGARLQGAVRSADLRLVPDARVTLVDAAGNVAATATTGTDGAYAFTDLDAGEYSVIASGYPPVATPLRVTGPGTDALDIELSHPAH
- a CDS encoding MarR family winged helix-turn-helix transcriptional regulator; the encoded protein is MPSRPAEGTASDKPWNQTFSHSMWRANNSVHRALNEQLRSLNVTMTQLGIVMTLDQHGPLSGADLARGQNITPQSVTTALAHLQQIGWIERHPHPVHKRVVLVEPTKAGLLGMAKGRQLVETVIEQLCEAVGGPKELERLTLGMRRIAVALDGPDSPVARMWPDPPKTD
- a CDS encoding SGNH/GDSL hydrolase family protein translates to MRRLRNSIVRRVKRPLLRLYSEAVLSAPVRPDRADIPQCSGRYGPPSGEPLRLALLGDSLALSVGAGHPSRAVGGVMAAELAATADRPVDLAVLARFGTTATHLSQQVERLGRVDGAPGTAVVIVGGNDVLVPTRMTTSAGQLAQQLVRLRDMGWSVVLASCPQIRHQPSLRPWTRRFAGHRSRRLAMLQTREALRAGARVVSLYDSQLLVENEDTLLCTDSFHPSAQGYAVHLERLLPALLAASDIRPSSGAREVLLDEAIRAAVMVPGLHCAPGSRRGLAVVDLDRHPLPAGTNLNDCAS